From the Terriglobia bacterium genome, one window contains:
- a CDS encoding FAD-dependent monooxygenase — MSDIEVPVLIVGGSLVGMSAALLLAQHGVRALAVEYHRGTAIHPRAAQISQRTMEIFRTVGVEQIVRKKSGQQFVQDGAIMAVETLAGKELTYFISNLNEGVRDVSPTERIFISQSLLEPLLKSRAEELGAQLRFATELIAFDQDADGISATLRQRDSGQTEKVRAQYMIAADGAHSRVRERLGIGMSGRGAFSNSVTIYFRANVAPLLRGRNLSVIYVNNATLRGFFRFEKPFDSGFLAINALGDPKDPVTDVATGLTEERCIELVRIALGSESIPITIESLMPWKAAAEVADRFQSGRIFLAGDSAHIMPPNGGFGGNTGVQDAHNLAWKLASILKGKPDRELLDTYERERRPVAQFTVEQAYSRYVTRTAPYLGTLDIQPVESDLNVELGYCYEGAPHENPRESKARPGSRAPHCWVEHKGERISTLDLFGKNWTWLAGPEGSRWREQAGGADFHIIRDEGFCDAYGIGSSGAVLVRPDGFVARKIG; from the coding sequence ATGTCCGACATCGAGGTTCCAGTCTTAATCGTCGGCGGGAGCCTTGTCGGGATGTCCGCTGCGCTGCTGCTGGCCCAGCATGGAGTCCGCGCCCTGGCGGTCGAGTATCATCGGGGAACGGCGATCCACCCGCGCGCGGCGCAGATCAGCCAGCGGACCATGGAAATCTTTCGAACTGTGGGCGTCGAGCAGATCGTCCGGAAAAAGTCCGGCCAGCAATTTGTTCAGGACGGCGCCATCATGGCCGTCGAAACTCTCGCCGGCAAAGAGCTCACCTATTTCATTTCCAACTTGAACGAAGGTGTGCGCGACGTCAGTCCGACAGAGCGCATTTTCATTTCGCAGAGTCTGCTCGAGCCGCTGTTGAAATCCAGGGCTGAGGAACTGGGCGCTCAGCTTCGCTTTGCCACGGAGTTGATCGCGTTCGATCAGGATGCGGACGGAATTTCGGCAACCCTGCGTCAGCGCGATTCCGGACAAACCGAAAAGGTTCGAGCGCAATACATGATCGCGGCCGACGGCGCGCATAGCCGTGTCCGCGAACGGCTCGGCATCGGGATGAGCGGCCGCGGCGCATTCTCGAACAGTGTCACGATTTACTTCCGCGCCAACGTTGCGCCGCTGCTGCGTGGCCGGAATCTGAGCGTGATTTATGTGAACAACGCGACGCTGCGCGGGTTCTTCCGCTTCGAGAAGCCTTTCGATTCAGGTTTCCTGGCGATCAACGCGCTCGGGGATCCGAAAGATCCAGTGACGGACGTTGCGACCGGGCTGACGGAGGAACGATGCATTGAACTCGTCCGGATCGCGCTGGGTTCAGAAAGCATTCCGATCACGATTGAGAGCCTCATGCCATGGAAGGCGGCGGCCGAGGTTGCCGACCGTTTTCAGAGCGGACGGATTTTTCTTGCCGGCGATTCGGCTCACATCATGCCGCCCAATGGCGGCTTCGGCGGAAATACAGGGGTCCAGGATGCGCACAACCTGGCGTGGAAACTGGCCAGCATTCTGAAAGGGAAGCCGGACCGCGAACTGCTCGACACCTACGAACGTGAGCGCCGACCAGTGGCACAATTCACCGTGGAGCAGGCCTATTCACGTTACGTCACGCGAACAGCGCCGTACCTGGGAACGCTGGACATCCAGCCGGTAGAAAGCGATCTGAATGTCGAGTTGGGCTACTGCTACGAGGGCGCTCCGCACGAAAACCCACGTGAGTCCAAGGCGCGTCCCGGCTCCCGCGCGCCGCATTGCTGGGTGGAGCACAAGGGCGAACGCATTTCGACCCTGGATCTGTTCGGAAAGAACTGGACATGGCTGGCCGGCCCCGAGGGTTCGCGCTGGCGCGAGCAGGCCGGCGGCGCCGATTTCCACATTATTCGCGATGAGGGTTTCTGCGACGCCTACGGCATTGGTTCCTCGGGCGCTGTTCTCGTGCGTCCCGACGGTTTCGTCGCCCGCAAAATAGGGTAG